One window of Triticum urartu cultivar G1812 unplaced genomic scaffold, Tu2.1 TuUngrouped_contig_9065, whole genome shotgun sequence genomic DNA carries:
- the LOC125532101 gene encoding ABC transporter G family member 45-like yields the protein MLVGRARCFFMDDISTGLDSSTTFEIMTFLGQMAHLMDLTMVISLLQPSPEILELFDDIILLCEGDIVYHGARQNVIDFFNNIGFTCPSRKNVADFLQEVTLKKYQKQYWSGLQFCGRLFQQLLVFFAMHQMSLGLYRFLATIGRTPIVSNILGTQALVAIFILGGFIISKDDLQPWLSWGYWASPFTYALNALALNEYLDKRWAKEFHFENAKTIGEAILKVRGLLGEWQWYWICVVVLFGFALIFNILSILALEFLN from the exons ATGCTAGTTGGTCGTGCAAGGTGCTTCTTTATGGATGACATATCAACAGGCCTGGATAGCTCTACCACATTTGAGATTATGACATTTCTTGGACAAATGGCACATCTCATGGATCTTACAATGGTTATCTCCTTGTTACAACCATCTCCAGAGATATTAGAATTGTTTGATGACATAATCCTTCTCTGTGAGGGTGATATTGTTTACCATGGCGCTCGACAAAATGTTATTGACTTTttcaacaacattggatttaccTGCCCTAGCAGGAAGAATGTAGCTGACTTCCTTCAAGAG GTTACCTTAAAAAAGTATCAAAAGCAGTACTGGAGCG GCCTTCAATTTTGTGGCAGGTTATTTCAGCAATTACTAGTGTTTTTTGCGATGCATCAAATGTCACTAGGTCTTTATCGCTTTTTAGCGACCATTGGAAGAACACCAATAGTATCAAATATACTAGGGACGCAAGCTCTAGTTGCAATCTTCATACTTGGAGGCTTCATCATATCAAAAG ATGACCTCCAACCATGGTTGAGCTGGGGTTATTGGGCTTCCCCATTCACCTACGCCCTCAATGCTCTAGCTTTGAACGAATATCTTGACAAAAGATGGGCTAAG GAGTTCCATTTTGAAAATGCTAAGACTATTGGAGAAGCTATTCTGAAGGTCAGGGGTTTGCTCGGTGAATGGCAATGGTATTGGATTTGTGTAGTAGTTTTATTTGGATTTGCACTGATCTTCAACATCCTGAGCATATTGGCATTAGAGTTCTTAAACT